One Clostridium novyi NT genomic window carries:
- the spoVG gene encoding septation regulator SpoVG: MQITDVRIRKISAEGKMKAIVSVTFDNEFVVHDIKVIEGQNGLFIAMPSRKTPTGEFKDIAHPINTETRQKIQKAILDEYEVVKNETTNNENGEEITSED; the protein is encoded by the coding sequence ATGCAAATTACAGATGTAAGAATTAGAAAGATTTCTGCTGAAGGAAAAATGAAGGCTATTGTATCAGTAACTTTTGATAATGAGTTCGTTGTTCATGATATCAAAGTTATTGAAGGACAAAATGGACTTTTTATAGCTATGCCTAGTAGAAAAACTCCGACTGGAGAATTTAAAGATATAGCTCATCCTATTAATACAGAAACAAGACAAAAAATTCAAAAGGCAATATTAGATGAGTATGAAGTAGTTAAGAATGAAACCACTAACAACGAAAATGGTGAAGAAATAACAAGTGAAGATTAA
- the pth gene encoding aminoacyl-tRNA hydrolase: MFLIVGLGNPGKEYEHTRHNVGFDIIDVISEKYNIDLNKKKFKGMYGDGTIANEKVILLKPLTYMNLSGESIKEVTDFYKIPKENVIVIYDDISLEVGRMRIREKGSAGGHNGIKNIIAHFGSDVFPRIKVGVGQPVQRDLVSHVLGKFNKDDREILSKVFEAASDAAENIIEKGTAEAMNKFNGFKA, from the coding sequence ATGTTTTTAATAGTTGGACTTGGAAACCCTGGCAAAGAGTATGAACATACAAGACATAATGTGGGGTTTGACATTATAGATGTAATATCGGAGAAGTATAATATAGATCTAAATAAGAAAAAATTTAAAGGGATGTATGGGGATGGCACTATAGCTAATGAGAAGGTTATTTTATTAAAACCATTAACATACATGAATTTAAGTGGAGAAAGCATTAAGGAAGTCACAGATTTTTACAAGATACCTAAAGAAAATGTAATAGTTATATACGATGATATAAGCTTAGAAGTTGGTAGAATGAGAATAAGAGAAAAAGGAAGTGCTGGAGGGCATAATGGTATAAAAAATATAATTGCTCACTTTGGTTCTGATGTTTTCCCAAGAATTAAGGTGGGGGTAGGACAGCCAGTGCAAAGGGATTTAGTATCCCATGTACTAGGAAAATTCAATAAGGATGATAGAGAGATATTATCTAAAGTTTTTGAAGCTGCAAGTGATGCAGCAGAAAATATTATAGAAAAAGGAACTGCTGAAGCTATGAATAAGTTTAATGGATTCAAAGCTTAG
- a CDS encoding metal ABC transporter ATP-binding protein, translating into MENIIEINDVDVYYEDVSALSNINLKVEQNEFLAILGPNGGGKSTLLKLILGFRQPTCGDIKILGKSPKKSRSLVGYVPQFTKFDKKFPISVEEVVLMGRLGGRIKPFHKFNDEDHKKVEDIMKKLNIYQFKDRQIGQLSGGQMQRVLIARALLIEPKILLLDEPTASLDAATKIQIYELLKELSSEMTIVIVTHDVNIISTYATKIACIDNKLYYYGKAQSGNEVLSKIYSYPIEPISKDKIQSHLEACGEELDD; encoded by the coding sequence ATGGAAAATATAATTGAAATAAATGATGTAGATGTTTATTATGAAGATGTTTCTGCATTGAGTAATATAAATTTAAAAGTTGAACAAAATGAATTTCTAGCTATCTTAGGACCCAATGGAGGGGGAAAGAGTACATTATTAAAGCTTATATTAGGCTTTAGACAACCTACATGTGGAGATATTAAGATACTTGGCAAAAGTCCTAAAAAGAGTAGAAGTTTGGTTGGATATGTACCGCAGTTCACTAAATTTGACAAAAAGTTTCCAATTAGCGTAGAGGAAGTTGTGCTTATGGGGAGGCTTGGAGGCAGAATTAAACCATTTCATAAGTTTAATGATGAAGATCATAAAAAAGTTGAAGACATAATGAAAAAATTAAATATATATCAATTTAAAGATAGGCAAATAGGACAATTGTCTGGAGGACAAATGCAGAGAGTATTGATTGCAAGAGCACTTTTAATTGAACCTAAAATATTGCTTTTAGACGAGCCTACGGCAAGTCTTGATGCAGCAACTAAAATTCAAATATACGAACTTTTAAAAGAATTAAGTAGTGAAATGACGATAGTAATTGTAACTCATGATGTTAATATAATTTCAACATATGCAACTAAAATAGCTTGTATAGATAATAAATTATACTATTATGGAAAGGCACAGTCAGGTAATGAAGTTTTAAGTAAAATATATAGTTACCCAATAGAGCCTATATCAAAGGACAAAATTCAAAGCCATTTAGAGGCATGTGGGGAGGAATTAGATGATTAA
- the purR gene encoding pur operon repressor, translating to MKKFTRNQRITAITKTLIENPNKIINLNKFTDMFDAAKSTISEDIVVVRETLNKLSMGNIETIAGAAGGIRYTYGISDERIDEFTEELCIILKQKERIVPGEFMYISDIMFNPDIIQTASIILASKFKELNVDCVVTVETKGIPLAYEVAKKLGVNLVIVRRDNKVTEGPTVSINYISGSTKRIQTMSLSKRCISKGSRCIFIDDFMKAGGTALGIINLLKEFESELVGIGVLVDNINTDKKLVKDYTSIIKFAGIDENDNPIVYPDKIHKK from the coding sequence ATGAAAAAATTTACTAGAAACCAGAGAATTACAGCTATTACAAAGACATTAATAGAAAATCCAAATAAAATTATAAATTTAAATAAATTTACTGATATGTTTGATGCAGCAAAATCTACTATAAGTGAGGATATTGTTGTAGTTAGAGAAACATTAAACAAATTATCAATGGGGAACATTGAAACAATTGCAGGTGCTGCAGGTGGAATTAGATATACTTATGGAATATCTGATGAGAGAATTGATGAATTCACAGAAGAATTGTGCATAATTCTAAAGCAGAAGGAAAGAATAGTACCAGGAGAATTTATGTACATAAGTGATATAATGTTTAATCCTGATATAATTCAAACAGCATCTATTATATTAGCATCTAAATTCAAAGAATTAAATGTAGATTGTGTAGTTACAGTTGAAACAAAAGGAATTCCACTTGCATATGAGGTTGCTAAAAAGTTAGGAGTTAACCTTGTTATTGTAAGAAGAGATAACAAAGTAACAGAAGGACCTACTGTATCTATTAACTATATTTCAGGATCAACTAAAAGAATTCAAACAATGTCACTTTCTAAACGTTGTATAAGTAAAGGTAGCAGATGTATTTTTATAGATGATTTTATGAAGGCTGGAGGAACTGCCCTTGGAATAATAAATCTATTAAAAGAGTTTGAAAGTGAGCTTGTAGGAATAGGAGTTCTTGTAGATAACATAAATACCGACAAAAAATTAGTTAAGGATTATACATCAATAATAAAGTTTGCGGGAATTGATGAAAATGATAATCCTATAGTTTATCCAGATAAAATTCACAAAAAATAA
- the murC gene encoding UDP-N-acetylmuramate--L-alanine ligase, protein MSFNFLKDNNKKVHFIGIGGISMSGLAEILLNSGYRVSGSDRSESDLTKHLQAKGAEIYIGHNGNNLKDVDLVVYTAAIPDSNPELVKARECNIQTMDRAEFLGHVMQGHKYNIAISGTHGKTTTTSMFSHISLSANLDPTILVGGNLDVINGNVRVGNSEYFVTEACEYKASFLKFYPYIGVILNIEADHLDFYKDINDIQNTFLKFAKLIPNDGFLIVNADDKRCVEVSKQVDCNVITFGINNGDVRAKNIVFNNGRPTFDVYRNEEKLFTLTLNVPGNHNILDALASISSALSLNVPVDSIIEGLSTFNGAHRRFEIKGKVDGITVVDDYAHHPTEIKAALNAAKNFPHKRVFCVFQPHTYSRTISLFDDFANSFSNADTLVLADIYAAREKDTGVVSSTMLGDKIRENGVNCKNLHSFEDIVTFLKGELKDGDLLITIGAGDVYRVGEMFLEAK, encoded by the coding sequence TTGTCATTTAATTTTTTAAAAGATAATAATAAAAAAGTACATTTTATAGGTATTGGCGGTATTAGCATGAGCGGACTTGCCGAAATACTTTTAAATAGTGGCTATAGAGTATCTGGTTCAGATAGAAGTGAATCTGACCTTACAAAACATCTTCAAGCTAAAGGTGCAGAAATATACATAGGACATAATGGTAATAATTTAAAAGATGTAGATTTAGTAGTCTACACAGCAGCTATCCCAGATAGTAACCCTGAACTTGTAAAGGCTCGTGAGTGTAATATTCAAACAATGGATAGAGCTGAATTTTTAGGTCATGTAATGCAAGGTCACAAGTATAATATAGCTATCTCAGGTACTCACGGAAAAACTACTACAACTTCTATGTTTTCACACATATCACTAAGTGCAAACTTAGATCCAACTATTTTAGTAGGTGGAAACCTTGATGTAATAAACGGAAACGTAAGAGTTGGAAATAGCGAATATTTTGTTACTGAAGCTTGTGAATACAAAGCATCATTTTTAAAATTCTATCCTTATATAGGAGTTATATTAAATATAGAAGCAGATCACTTAGACTTCTATAAAGACATAAATGATATACAAAACACATTCTTAAAATTTGCAAAACTCATCCCAAATGATGGATTCTTAATTGTAAATGCAGATGATAAGAGATGTGTTGAAGTATCTAAACAAGTAGATTGTAATGTAATAACATTTGGAATAAATAACGGAGATGTAAGAGCTAAAAATATAGTATTCAATAACGGTCGTCCAACTTTTGATGTTTACAGAAATGAAGAAAAACTATTTACTTTAACATTAAATGTTCCAGGAAACCACAACATTCTTGATGCACTAGCTAGTATAAGTTCTGCATTAAGCTTAAATGTTCCTGTAGATTCTATAATAGAAGGACTTTCAACATTTAACGGAGCTCATAGACGTTTTGAAATCAAGGGAAAAGTAGATGGAATTACTGTAGTTGATGATTACGCTCATCACCCAACAGAAATAAAAGCAGCTTTAAATGCCGCTAAAAACTTCCCTCATAAAAGAGTATTTTGTGTATTCCAACCTCACACTTACTCTAGAACAATAAGCTTATTTGATGATTTTGCAAATTCTTTCTCAAATGCTGATACTTTAGTTTTAGCAGATATTTATGCAGCAAGAGAAAAAGATACTGGAGTTGTAAGCTCTACTATGCTTGGTGATAAAATAAGAGAAAACGGAGTAAACTGCAAAAACCTTCATAGCTTTGAAGATATAGTAACTTTCCTAAAAGGCGAACTTAAAGATGGAGATTTACTAATTACAATTGGTGCTGGGGATGTTTATAGAGTTGGAGAAATGTTCTTAGAAGCAAAATAA
- a CDS encoding HAMP domain-containing sensor histidine kinase — MRKKGLFPKMVATYSLIIAMSFIILASFLSFWFEGYFLSQRKEQLISESQILSNAAIQYLQGNASLSKTDDILEYVSSYSSMDILLFDRYGYVYAASNPKHKKFIGNQLLIDELENLRDGNFIEKKDIDSEFNKRYVYEIPIFYRGIFQGALRFSTSMQLIKAPLRRVYQIIWVSAILAIICSSIIIYYFSQKIIIKPLEEINSAADKISKGEVNKRVNIESNDEIGELATSFNSMAKSLEEVDENRRSFISNVSHELRSPITSIKGFIGGILDGIIPKEKEKYYLSIAYEEIQRLTRLINDLLDLSTIEAGKFVLNMKKEDINEIIRLSIIKFETIIKSKKLNVEVWLEEESVYALVDRDKIIQVITNLIDNAIKYGKEEGNIEIRTKVRGQYIYISVYNDGPNISEEDGKYIWDRFYKGDKSRTMKVSTGLGLSIVRRIVTKHGGDIWFENKEDKGVKFIFTLKRSIN, encoded by the coding sequence ATGCGAAAAAAAGGCCTCTTTCCAAAGATGGTAGCAACATATAGTTTGATAATTGCTATGAGTTTTATAATACTGGCTTCTTTTTTATCATTTTGGTTTGAAGGATATTTTCTATCACAAAGAAAAGAACAGTTAATATCAGAATCGCAAATATTATCAAACGCAGCTATTCAGTATTTACAAGGGAATGCATCTCTTAGTAAAACAGATGATATATTAGAGTACGTTTCTAGTTATTCATCTATGGATATTTTGTTATTTGATAGATATGGATATGTATATGCAGCATCCAACCCTAAACATAAAAAGTTTATAGGAAATCAGCTTTTAATAGATGAACTTGAAAATTTACGAGATGGAAATTTCATTGAAAAAAAGGACATAGATAGTGAATTCAATAAAAGATATGTTTATGAAATACCTATATTTTATAGAGGAATATTTCAAGGTGCATTGAGATTTAGTACATCCATGCAGCTTATAAAAGCACCACTTAGAAGGGTTTATCAAATAATTTGGGTGTCAGCTATACTTGCCATAATATGTTCAAGTATTATAATCTATTACTTCTCTCAAAAGATAATAATAAAACCATTAGAGGAGATAAATAGTGCCGCTGATAAAATATCAAAAGGTGAAGTTAATAAAAGGGTTAATATAGAATCCAATGACGAAATAGGGGAACTTGCTACATCCTTTAATTCAATGGCAAAATCCTTAGAAGAAGTAGATGAAAACAGAAGATCATTTATATCCAATGTGTCTCATGAGTTAAGGTCGCCTATAACATCTATTAAAGGGTTTATAGGTGGGATATTAGATGGAATTATACCAAAGGAAAAAGAAAAATATTATTTATCAATAGCTTATGAAGAAATACAAAGGCTTACAAGACTTATAAATGATTTATTAGATTTATCTACTATTGAAGCAGGAAAGTTTGTACTTAATATGAAAAAGGAAGACATAAACGAGATAATAAGACTTTCTATTATAAAATTTGAAACAATAATTAAATCTAAAAAATTAAATGTAGAGGTTTGGCTTGAAGAAGAAAGTGTCTATGCCTTAGTAGATAGAGATAAGATAATACAAGTTATAACCAATTTAATAGACAATGCTATAAAGTATGGAAAAGAAGAAGGAAATATAGAAATTAGGACAAAAGTAAGAGGTCAATATATATACATATCTGTATATAATGATGGTCCTAATATTTCAGAAGAAGATGGTAAATATATTTGGGATAGATTTTACAAAGGAGATAAATCTAGAACAATGAAGGTAAGTACGGGGCTTGGATTATCTATTGTTAGAAGAATAGTTACAAAACATGGCGGAGATATCTGGTTTGAAAACAAAGAGGATAAAGGTGTTAAATTTATATTTACACTAAAGAGATCAATAAATTAG
- a CDS encoding response regulator transcription factor, with translation MEGMLGKILIVDDDENICEIIKMYLESSGYSTECCYDGKSAQTAFYEYKPDLVLLDVMLPHMDGIDVLKWIRKECETPVIMLTAKGETFDKVLALELGADDYIVKPFEPKELIARIKAVLRRYNVENEDKDVLKFKSLTIDINSYIVVYKDNEIKMPPKEFELLYYLASNCNKVFTREQLLCEVWGYDYPGDSRTVDVHIKRLREKLQGGPNWQIETVWGVGYKFEVK, from the coding sequence ATGGAAGGAATGTTAGGAAAAATATTAATTGTAGATGACGATGAAAATATATGTGAAATAATAAAAATGTATTTAGAAAGTTCGGGGTATTCAACTGAATGTTGTTATGATGGAAAATCAGCACAAACTGCTTTTTATGAATATAAACCAGATTTAGTATTACTGGATGTTATGTTACCACATATGGATGGTATAGATGTTTTAAAGTGGATAAGAAAAGAATGTGAAACTCCAGTTATTATGCTAACTGCAAAGGGAGAAACATTTGATAAGGTGTTAGCTTTAGAGCTTGGAGCAGATGATTATATTGTAAAACCATTTGAACCTAAGGAATTAATAGCTAGAATAAAGGCTGTACTACGAAGATATAATGTAGAGAATGAAGATAAGGATGTTCTTAAGTTTAAAAGTCTTACTATAGATATAAATTCATATATAGTTGTATATAAAGACAATGAAATAAAAATGCCACCAAAGGAATTTGAACTATTGTATTATCTTGCAAGTAATTGCAACAAGGTGTTTACAAGAGAACAATTACTTTGTGAAGTGTGGGGGTATGACTATCCTGGAGATTCAAGAACGGTTGATGTTCATATAAAAAGACTTAGAGAAAAACTTCAAGGAGGTCCAAACTGGCAAATAGAAACAGTTTGGGGTGTTGGGTATAAATTCGAGGTGAAATAG
- the glmU gene encoding bifunctional UDP-N-acetylglucosamine diphosphorylase/glucosamine-1-phosphate N-acetyltransferase GlmU — MYKSAVILAAGKGTRMKSALPKVLHKVCGKEMVNQVIDTLRKSDIEDIDLVIGNGAEEVKKATKDTHVLYSIQEEQLGTGHALMCAREFLEGKDGVVAVFTGDAPLITSETVKDCIEFHNKGEYKATILTAIVGNPFGYGRIIRDENGEVKKIVEHKDCTPEELKVNEINSGMYCFDIKELLNNLDKLNNNNSQGEYYLTDIIELLKEKGCKVGAISVNPDEIKGVNSRGQLAEAEEILRLRINERHMENGVTLIDPKNTYIGTDVEIEEDTIVYPGNVLEGKTVIKKGCVLYPNSRIKDSVIESGVEIQSSVILESHVGKNTTVGPFAYIRPESKIGEGARIGDFVEIKKSTIGNGTKVSHLTYIGDAEVGGGCNFGCGTVVVNYDGKTKNKTIIGDNSFIGCNTNLVSPVEVEDNTYIAAGSTITKKVQEGDLAIARAKQVNIKGWVAKKGLKK, encoded by the coding sequence TTGTATAAAAGTGCTGTTATTTTAGCGGCAGGTAAAGGTACAAGAATGAAATCAGCTTTACCTAAAGTTTTGCACAAAGTTTGTGGAAAAGAAATGGTTAATCAAGTAATAGATACTTTAAGAAAAAGTGATATAGAAGATATAGATTTAGTTATAGGAAACGGAGCAGAAGAAGTAAAAAAAGCTACTAAAGATACACATGTTTTATATTCTATTCAAGAAGAACAATTAGGAACTGGTCATGCACTTATGTGTGCTAGAGAGTTTCTAGAAGGCAAAGACGGTGTGGTAGCTGTATTTACAGGTGATGCTCCATTAATTACAAGTGAAACAGTAAAAGATTGCATAGAATTCCATAACAAAGGAGAATACAAGGCTACTATTTTAACTGCTATAGTGGGAAATCCATTTGGGTATGGAAGAATAATAAGAGATGAAAACGGAGAAGTTAAAAAAATAGTAGAACACAAGGATTGTACTCCGGAAGAATTAAAAGTTAATGAAATTAACTCTGGTATGTATTGTTTTGATATAAAAGAACTTTTAAACAACTTAGATAAATTAAATAATAACAATTCCCAAGGAGAATATTATTTAACAGACATAATAGAACTTTTAAAAGAAAAAGGTTGCAAAGTTGGAGCTATTAGTGTTAATCCAGATGAAATAAAAGGAGTAAATTCTAGAGGACAACTTGCAGAAGCAGAAGAAATATTAAGATTAAGAATAAATGAAAGACATATGGAAAACGGAGTAACTTTAATTGATCCTAAAAATACATATATAGGAACAGATGTTGAAATTGAAGAAGATACTATAGTTTATCCTGGAAATGTTTTAGAAGGAAAAACTGTAATCAAAAAAGGTTGTGTGCTTTATCCAAATTCTAGAATAAAGGACAGTGTAATTGAAAGTGGAGTTGAGATTCAAAGTTCTGTAATTTTAGAAAGTCATGTAGGTAAGAATACTACAGTAGGTCCATTTGCTTATATAAGACCTGAAAGTAAAATAGGGGAAGGTGCTAGAATAGGAGACTTTGTAGAAATTAAGAAGTCAACTATCGGAAATGGAACTAAGGTTTCTCACTTAACTTATATAGGGGATGCTGAAGTTGGTGGTGGATGTAACTTCGGTTGTGGAACAGTTGTAGTAAATTATGATGGAAAAACAAAGAACAAAACTATTATTGGTGATAACTCTTTTATTGGATGTAATACTAACTTAGTGTCTCCAGTAGAAGTAGAAGACAATACATATATAGCAGCTGGGTCAACTATTACTAAAAAAGTTCAAGAAGGTGATCTCGCTATTGCAAGAGCAAAACAAGTCAATATAAAGGGCTGGGTAGCGAAAAAAGGTCTAAAAAAGTAA
- a CDS encoding metal ABC transporter permease yields the protein MINAFFQYAFMRHAFIAVILASIVCGIIGTIVVEKKLVMMSGGIAHTAFGGIGMGYFLGIEPMIGALIFSVLSSLGIAKINRSTNTNSDTLIGMFWSLGMALGIIFIAFTPGYPPDMNSYLFGNILRVSSMDVKIMGALDVIVVAIIVILFNYFKAYLFDDEFTQVLGINTSFLEYLTYVTIACTIVVLIRVVGIILVIALLTVPPAIAKQFTFNLKSIMIVSSFLGIIFGFAGLAISYYFNIASGASIIIVAVASYVIISFLKKLINKKRGNFN from the coding sequence ATGATTAATGCATTTTTTCAATATGCTTTTATGAGGCATGCATTTATTGCAGTAATTTTAGCAAGTATAGTTTGTGGAATAATTGGAACTATAGTTGTTGAGAAAAAATTAGTTATGATGAGTGGAGGAATTGCACATACTGCCTTTGGTGGAATTGGTATGGGATATTTTCTGGGTATAGAACCTATGATTGGAGCGCTTATATTTTCTGTACTCTCATCTCTTGGAATTGCAAAAATAAATAGAAGTACAAATACAAATTCAGATACATTAATAGGAATGTTTTGGTCTCTTGGTATGGCACTTGGTATAATTTTTATAGCATTTACTCCAGGATATCCACCAGATATGAACTCTTATTTATTTGGAAACATATTAAGAGTTTCTAGTATGGATGTAAAAATAATGGGTGCATTAGATGTAATTGTTGTGGCTATTATAGTGATTTTATTTAATTATTTTAAAGCATACTTATTTGATGATGAATTTACTCAGGTTCTTGGAATTAATACTTCCTTTTTAGAGTATTTAACATATGTAACAATAGCTTGTACTATAGTTGTTTTAATTAGAGTAGTTGGAATAATATTAGTAATAGCACTTCTTACAGTGCCACCAGCTATTGCAAAACAATTTACATTTAACTTAAAGTCAATTATGATAGTATCTTCATTTTTAGGAATTATATTTGGATTTGCAGGACTTGCAATTTCTTATTATTTTAATATAGCATCAGGTGCATCTATTATAATAGTTGCCGTTGCAAGTTATGTTATAATTTCATTTTTAAAGAAACTTATAAACAAAAAAAGAGGTAACTTCAATTAA
- a CDS encoding ribose-phosphate pyrophosphokinase, translating to MITHGKSIKIFTGNAHPELAKDIADVLGVTVGDSNVGKFSDGEISVNTNETVRGSDVFVIQPTHNPVNDNLMELLIMIDAFKRASAGRITAVIPYYGYARQDRKAKARDPITAKLVADLITTAGADRVLTMDLHAAQIQGYFNIPVDNLRGEPILAKYFLEAGFKERDDVVIVSPDLGSVTRARNFAERLDAPIAIIDKRRPKANVCEVMNVIGDIKGKTVILIDDMIDTAGTITNGANALIERGAKEVYACCSHGVLSGPAIERIEKSAIKKLVTLNTINIPSEKISDKFEVLSVAPIFAEGIRRIYEDVSISKLFV from the coding sequence ATGATAACCCATGGTAAAAGTATTAAAATATTTACAGGTAATGCACATCCAGAGTTAGCAAAAGACATAGCTGATGTCTTAGGAGTAACTGTTGGAGATTCCAATGTAGGAAAATTCAGCGATGGTGAAATTTCTGTAAATACAAATGAAACAGTTAGAGGATCTGATGTGTTTGTTATCCAACCAACACATAACCCTGTAAATGATAATTTAATGGAACTTTTAATAATGATTGACGCATTTAAGAGAGCATCAGCAGGAAGAATAACAGCAGTAATTCCTTACTATGGATATGCAAGACAAGACAGAAAAGCTAAGGCAAGAGATCCAATCACTGCAAAATTAGTTGCAGACTTAATAACAACAGCAGGAGCTGACAGAGTTCTTACTATGGATTTACACGCTGCACAAATTCAAGGATACTTTAACATCCCTGTTGACAACCTTCGTGGAGAACCAATCCTTGCAAAATATTTCTTAGAAGCAGGATTTAAGGAAAGAGACGATGTTGTTATCGTATCTCCAGATTTAGGAAGTGTAACAAGAGCTAGAAACTTTGCAGAAAGATTAGATGCGCCAATAGCTATAATAGACAAAAGAAGACCAAAAGCTAATGTTTGCGAAGTAATGAATGTAATAGGTGACATTAAAGGTAAAACAGTTATCTTAATTGATGATATGATTGATACTGCTGGAACTATCACAAATGGAGCTAATGCTTTAATTGAAAGAGGAGCAAAAGAAGTATATGCTTGTTGTTCACATGGAGTATTATCAGGCCCAGCCATAGAAAGAATCGAAAAAAGTGCAATTAAGAAATTAGTTACTTTAAACACAATAAACATACCAAGTGAAAAAATATCAGACAAATTTGAAGTGTTATCAGTAGCTCCAATATTTGCTGAAGGTATCAGAAGAATATACGAAGATGTTTCAATAAGCAAATTATTTGTATAA
- a CDS encoding S1C family serine protease has protein sequence MNHKNFHVKEVKWEDVHKDNFGNIKFRKNRNSIKKFIKLIILIIIAVFSGVISSKLTIERKYKQFSEFRDEKLQNNNLREASVQELSNTVSKVADKVAPSIVGIMEKSMNSTENKYDFKGSGVIFSSDGYILTNTHIVDSLGEIEVKLANSPNCLKAKLIGKDEVSDIAVMKIEARNLPKATFADSSKVQIGDIAISIGNPMGEQFPGNVALGIISGCSQRVSGVDGTYQLLQTDASINYTNSGGVLCNKQGEVIGINSVDLNNKKVSGIGFAIASNEVKIIASEITKYGKVKKATMGINGRAVVSGDKNKVKGVYISEVVKGSAAEKSGIRPTDIIVKLDNKVISKFKDIENILESHKIGDNIKCSILRGEKLIDLNVTI, from the coding sequence TTGAATCATAAAAATTTTCATGTTAAGGAAGTAAAGTGGGAAGATGTACATAAAGACAATTTTGGTAATATTAAATTTAGAAAAAATAGAAATAGTATAAAGAAATTTATAAAGTTAATTATTCTTATTATAATTGCTGTTTTCTCTGGGGTTATATCATCGAAGCTAACAATTGAAAGAAAGTACAAACAGTTCAGTGAGTTTAGAGATGAAAAGTTGCAAAATAATAATCTTAGGGAAGCTAGTGTACAAGAGCTTTCCAACACTGTATCAAAAGTGGCAGATAAAGTTGCTCCTAGCATTGTAGGAATAATGGAAAAATCCATGAATTCTACTGAAAATAAATATGATTTCAAGGGGTCAGGAGTTATATTTTCTTCTGACGGTTATATATTGACAAATACTCATATTGTAGATTCATTGGGAGAGATAGAGGTTAAGCTTGCAAACAGTCCTAATTGTTTAAAAGCAAAACTTATTGGGAAAGATGAAGTATCTGATATTGCTGTTATGAAAATAGAAGCTAGAAATTTGCCTAAGGCAACTTTTGCAGATTCATCAAAAGTTCAAATAGGAGATATTGCAATATCCATAGGAAATCCTATGGGAGAACAATTTCCGGGAAATGTAGCTCTAGGTATAATAAGTGGATGCAGTCAAAGAGTGAGTGGTGTAGATGGAACATATCAATTACTTCAAACAGATGCTTCTATAAATTATACAAATAGTGGAGGAGTTCTTTGCAATAAGCAAGGAGAAGTCATTGGAATAAATAGTGTTGATCTAAATAATAAAAAAGTATCAGGTATAGGATTTGCTATCGCAAGTAACGAAGTTAAAATAATAGCAAGTGAAATAACTAAGTATGGAAAAGTTAAAAAAGCTACTATGGGCATCAATGGAAGAGCTGTAGTTTCTGGAGACAAAAACAAAGTAAAAGGTGTTTACATAAGTGAAGTCGTAAAAGGAAGTGCTGCAGAGAAATCTGGCATAAGACCAACGGATATTATAGTTAAGCTAGATAATAAGGTAATAAGTAAATTTAAGGATATAGAAAATATTTTAGAATCTCATAAAATTGGAGATAATATAAAGTGCAGTATATTAAGAGGAGAAAAATTAATAGATTTAAATGTAACTATTTAA